One window of Oscillibacter hominis genomic DNA carries:
- a CDS encoding ABC transporter ATP-binding protein, whose translation MSDVILELRGITKIFPHPEKPVIANDHVSLTLRKGEIHALVGENGTGKSTLMNILYGILQPEEGEILLNGERKTFKNPRDAIAAGIGMVHQHFMLIPSFTVAENLVFAFEPKKGMFVDKKKAVEIAREISGRYKLHIDPDKKISECSLSMQQRVEILKILFHGAEILIFDEPTAVLTPQESEELFKAFEELKKAGKSIIFITHKLREVMHIADRATVMRKGKVVDTVEISKSSMEDLAEKMVGRRIDVTTRKIANSDFAPEKERESVLTLEHVSSGVTPSGEQLKDICLKLRKGDILGVAGVGGNGQGLLVEAVNGLLRNIKDGTIAYEGQDITHSQAYNVRRLGIAHITGERYIRGVSADSSIHENMMMGPHRRSPWSGKVFLHVKKLRELTESLIRTFDIKASSPDACIMELSGGNIQKCILAREITLAHDLIVAEEPTRGVDIGSIEFIHQQLVDKAKAGYGVLLVSTDLDEVLSLSTRVVVMYEGEIMGEVNPELPDARSRIGRLMAGVQAS comes from the coding sequence ATGAGCGACGTCATACTGGAACTTCGCGGCATCACGAAGATATTCCCCCATCCGGAAAAGCCGGTCATTGCCAATGACCACGTCTCTCTTACGCTGCGTAAGGGAGAAATCCACGCGCTGGTGGGCGAGAACGGAACCGGCAAAAGCACTCTCATGAACATCCTCTATGGGATATTGCAGCCCGAGGAGGGAGAGATCCTTCTGAACGGGGAGCGGAAGACGTTCAAGAACCCAAGGGATGCCATTGCGGCGGGCATCGGCATGGTCCACCAGCACTTCATGCTGATCCCCTCCTTTACGGTGGCGGAGAACCTGGTCTTTGCCTTTGAACCGAAAAAGGGCATGTTTGTGGACAAAAAGAAGGCGGTGGAGATTGCCCGGGAAATCTCGGGGCGGTATAAGCTGCACATTGATCCGGATAAAAAGATCAGCGAGTGCTCGCTGAGCATGCAGCAGCGGGTGGAAATCCTGAAGATCTTGTTCCACGGCGCTGAAATCCTGATTTTTGACGAACCGACGGCCGTGCTGACGCCTCAGGAGTCGGAGGAGCTGTTCAAGGCGTTTGAAGAGCTGAAAAAGGCCGGAAAGTCCATCATATTCATCACCCATAAGCTGCGGGAGGTCATGCACATAGCCGACCGTGCCACCGTGATGCGCAAGGGCAAGGTGGTGGATACAGTGGAAATCTCCAAGAGCTCCATGGAGGACCTGGCGGAGAAGATGGTGGGCCGGCGCATCGACGTGACCACGCGAAAGATTGCCAACAGTGATTTTGCCCCGGAAAAAGAGCGGGAGAGCGTATTGACCTTGGAACATGTCTCCAGCGGCGTGACGCCCTCGGGAGAACAGCTGAAGGACATCTGCCTGAAGCTGCGAAAGGGGGATATCTTAGGGGTCGCCGGAGTGGGCGGCAATGGACAGGGGCTGCTGGTGGAAGCGGTCAACGGCCTGCTGCGCAATATAAAGGACGGAACCATCGCCTATGAAGGGCAGGACATCACCCACAGCCAGGCGTACAACGTGCGCCGCCTGGGCATTGCCCACATCACCGGCGAGCGTTACATCCGGGGCGTGTCCGCCGATTCCAGCATCCATGAAAACATGATGATGGGGCCCCACCGCCGCAGCCCTTGGAGCGGTAAAGTCTTTTTGCACGTCAAAAAGCTGCGGGAGCTGACGGAGTCCCTGATCCGGACCTTCGACATCAAGGCCAGTTCGCCGGACGCCTGCATCATGGAGCTCTCCGGCGGCAACATCCAAAAGTGCATCCTGGCCCGGGAAATCACCCTGGCCCACGACCTCATTGTGGCCGAGGAACCCACCCGGGGCGTGGACATCGGCTCCATCGAGTTCATCCACCAGCAGTTGGTGGACAAGGCAAAAGCGGGCTACGGAGTGCTGCTGGTGTCCACGGACCTGGACGAGGTGCTCTCCCTGAGCACCCGGGTGGTGGTGATGTACGAAGGGGAGATCATGGGGGAAGTCAATCCGGAGCTGCCGGATGCCCGCAGCCGCATCGGACGGCTGATGGCGGGCGTGCAGGCATCCTGA
- a CDS encoding BMP family ABC transporter substrate-binding protein, with translation MKKLFCKRLFLAAMAAVMLLGALTGCGGTGTTSGGSAGSASQSGENQKDPADYKVAVLTIRKMTTPADLNTLEGIDKLRDEMGIDCKIVECVEIAEYKEQMQAVCEENYDVVYFIYDNFLEAAKELAPLYPETLFIGLWIDLGEDNDIPNLKPLHFRSEQGAFMCGVAAALKTETDQVAFLGGGINPGIVTFLAGYEAGIKYINPDCELVVSWANTFDDPLKGKELASSLYSRGVDVIFQAANQTGLGVFEAAKEAGKYAIGVDVDQSDLAPENIIASCLLDHGFATYDSISKAYNGEFTNEQVYYGLAEGIPVIALNEDLLDEETLNTIKEVEQKIIDGEIEIPKTTETK, from the coding sequence ATGAAGAAGTTGTTTTGCAAGAGACTGTTCCTGGCCGCAATGGCTGCGGTGATGCTGCTGGGCGCCCTCACCGGCTGCGGCGGGACTGGAACCACCTCCGGAGGCAGCGCGGGCTCTGCCAGCCAGAGCGGAGAAAACCAGAAGGACCCCGCCGATTACAAGGTGGCGGTCCTGACCATCCGGAAGATGACCACCCCCGCGGACTTGAACACGCTGGAGGGTATTGACAAGCTCCGCGATGAAATGGGCATCGACTGCAAGATTGTCGAGTGCGTGGAAATCGCCGAGTACAAAGAGCAGATGCAGGCGGTCTGCGAAGAGAACTACGATGTGGTCTATTTCATCTACGACAACTTCCTGGAGGCAGCCAAGGAACTGGCTCCCCTCTATCCCGAGACCCTGTTCATCGGATTGTGGATCGATCTGGGCGAGGACAACGACATCCCCAACTTAAAGCCGCTGCACTTCCGCTCCGAGCAGGGCGCCTTCATGTGCGGCGTGGCCGCGGCGCTCAAGACCGAGACCGACCAGGTGGCCTTCCTGGGCGGCGGCATCAACCCCGGCATCGTCACCTTCCTGGCCGGCTATGAAGCTGGCATCAAGTACATCAACCCCGACTGCGAGCTTGTGGTCTCTTGGGCCAACACCTTTGACGATCCCCTCAAGGGCAAGGAGCTGGCCAGCAGCCTCTACAGCCGCGGCGTGGATGTCATCTTCCAGGCGGCGAACCAGACCGGCCTGGGCGTGTTCGAGGCGGCCAAGGAAGCGGGCAAGTACGCCATCGGAGTGGACGTGGACCAGTCCGACCTGGCCCCGGAGAACATCATCGCCTCCTGCCTGCTGGATCACGGTTTTGCCACCTACGACTCCATTTCCAAGGCCTACAACGGCGAGTTCACCAATGAGCAGGTCTATTACGGCCTGGCGGAGGGCATTCCCGTCATCGCGCTGAACGAGGATCTGCTGGATGAAGAGACCCTGAACACCATCAAAGAGGTGGAGCAGAAGATCATCGACGGCGAAATTGAGATCCCCAAGACCACGGAAACCAAATAA
- a CDS encoding glutamine amidotransferase, translated as MKILFVGESAVVHTVEYKGYDSFSATRYGEAFPAMGQMLRSLGHEVTHIPCHLVYREFPRTLEGLQDYDVILFSDVGSNTFLLLPDMLSTGKPVPNLLKLVCRYVEQGGGFAMIGGYMTFQGMDGKGKYKNSVLEKILPVELYYGDDRQETPEGTYLRCVPDSHPILMGIPAEMPYILGYNKLKAKSGAQVLIEEEGDAILSVWQWGKGRVVAYAPDCAAHWAPKAMTEWEYYPRLWDNMVRYLGGEKMRS; from the coding sequence ATGAAAATCTTGTTTGTGGGAGAATCTGCCGTAGTGCACACCGTGGAGTACAAGGGGTACGACAGCTTCTCCGCCACCCGGTACGGCGAGGCGTTTCCCGCCATGGGGCAGATGCTCCGCAGCCTGGGACATGAAGTGACCCACATTCCCTGCCATCTGGTGTACCGGGAGTTTCCCCGGACCTTGGAAGGGCTGCAGGACTATGATGTGATTCTCTTCTCCGATGTGGGCAGCAACACGTTTTTGCTGCTTCCGGATATGCTCTCCACCGGAAAGCCGGTGCCCAACCTCCTGAAGCTGGTCTGCCGGTATGTGGAGCAGGGAGGCGGTTTTGCCATGATCGGCGGATACATGACCTTCCAGGGAATGGACGGCAAGGGAAAGTACAAAAATTCCGTGCTGGAGAAAATCCTGCCTGTGGAGCTCTACTATGGAGATGACCGACAGGAGACGCCGGAGGGGACCTACCTGAGATGCGTTCCGGACAGCCATCCGATCCTGATGGGCATTCCGGCGGAGATGCCTTACATATTGGGCTATAACAAGCTCAAGGCGAAAAGCGGCGCCCAGGTGCTGATCGAAGAAGAGGGCGATGCCATCCTCTCCGTATGGCAGTGGGGCAAGGGCCGGGTAGTGGCCTACGCGCCGGACTGCGCCGCCCACTGGGCGCCGAAGGCAATGACGGAGTGGGAGTACTATCCCCGGCTGTGGGACAACATGGTCCGCTACCTGGGCGGAGAGAAAATGCGTTCCTAA